The region GGGGGGCGTCGCGGGCGGCGCCGCGAGGGCGGCGACGGCGAGGGCGAGGAGCGCGGCGCACGCCGCGGCGGCGCGGCCGACGATCGTGCCGGCGCGCCCGCTCACGGCGCGACCTCGGCGACGCGCAGCGCCTTGGCGCGCTCCGCGACCTCCTGGAACAACTCGGTGCTCAGGTAGCGCTCGCCGCAGCTCGGAACGATCGCGACGATCCGCTTTCCGCGGCTCTCCGGCCGCCGGCCGATCCGGATCGCCGCCGCCAGCGCGGCGCCGCTGGAGATGCCGACGAGCAGCCCCTCCTCGCGCGCCGCGCGGCGCGCCATGTCGAACGCCTCGTCGGCGCCGACCGTCACGACCTCGTCGATCAGGGAACGGTCGAGCACGCTCGGCACGAAACCCGCGCCGATCCCTTGGATCTTGTGCGGCCCCGCCTGGCCCGTCGATAGGACGGGGGACTCGCTCGGCTCGACCGCCGCGATCCGCAGATGCGGGAGCCGCTCCTTGAGCAGCTTGCCGCAGCCGGTGAGCGTCCCGCCGGTGCCGACGCCGGCGACGAAGACGTCGAGCCGCCCCCCCGCGTCCCGCCAAATCTCCTCCGCGGTCGTGCGGCGATGCGCGGCGGGGTTGACCGGGTTGTCGAACTGCCGCGGCATGAACCAGCCTTCG is a window of bacterium DNA encoding:
- the cysK gene encoding cysteine synthase A codes for the protein MEERIYADITATIGNTPLVRINRLAAGCGAEILAKLEYFNPLSSVKDRIGLAMIDDAERRGLLRPGGVIVEPTSGNTGIGLAFVAAARGLRCVLVMPESMSVERRALLMALGAEVVLTPAKYGMKGAIAEAERLLRENEGWFMPRQFDNPVNPAAHRRTTAEEIWRDAGGRLDVFVAGVGTGGTLTGCGKLLKERLPHLRIAAVEPSESPVLSTGQAGPHKIQGIGAGFVPSVLDRSLIDEVVTVGADEAFDMARRAAREEGLLVGISSGAALAAAIRIGRRPESRGKRIVAIVPSCGERYLSTELFQEVAERAKALRVAEVAP